A stretch of the Arachis stenosperma cultivar V10309 chromosome 6, arast.V10309.gnm1.PFL2, whole genome shotgun sequence genome encodes the following:
- the LOC130935664 gene encoding peroxidase 55-like — translation MELLAKIELLIGVVMVASMIMSKGCEGQLVENFYSSSCPNVESIVREAVTNKFTQTLTTGQATLRLFLHDCFVQGCDASVMISSANGDAEKDHSENLSLPGDGFDTVIKAKQAVEASCPAVVSCADILALATRDVISFLGGPSFNVELGRRDGLISKSSNVEGNLPKSSFNLKQLNTMFSNHNLTQTDMIALSGAHTIGFSHCNEFSNRLYSFSASSPLDPTLDSNYAQQLKTQCPQNPDPQVVVALDPDSSSSFDNNYYRNLVAGKGLLRSDQVLYTDPASRSTVAEFANNADAFNQAFVAAIRKLGRVGVKIGKEGEVRRDCTKFN, via the exons ATGGAGTTGTTAGCAAAGATAGAATTATTAATAGGTGTGGTTATGGTTGCTTCGATGATTATGAGTAAGGGTTGTGAAGGGCAATTAGTGGAGAATTTCTACAGTTCAAGTTGTCCAAACGTGGAATCCATAGTTAGAGAGGCAGTGACCAATAAATTTACTCAGACTCTCACAACTGGACAAGCAACCCTCCGTCTATTTCTCCATGACTGCTTTGTTCAG GGTTGCGATGCTTCTGTGATGATATCGTCGGCAAACGGAGATGCAGAGAAGGATCACTCAGAAAATCTTTCACTTCCAGGAGATGGATTCGACACTGTCATCAAAGCAAAACAAGCTGTTGAAGCTTCATGCCCTGCTGTCGTCTCATGCGCTGACATTTTGGCCCTTGCTACCAGAGATGTTATTTCCTTC CTAGGGGGACCATCATTCAACGTAGAACTTGGACGCAGAGATGGGCTTATTTCGAAATCATCAAACGTTGAAGGAAACCTTCCAAAATCAAGTTTCAATTTAAAGCAGCTAAACACAATGTTCTCAAATCACAACTTGACCCAAACGGACATGATAGCACTCTCAGGAGCACACACCATAGGCTTCTCACATTGCAACGAGTTCTCTAACCGTTTATATTCATTCTCTGCGTCCTCACCGCTGGACCCTACTCTCGACTCCAACTACGCCCAGCAGTTAAAGACACAGTGCCCTCAAAACCCTGATCCACAGGTTGTGGTTGCTCTTGATCCCGATTCCTCCTCCAGTTTCGACAACAACTATTACCGGAACTTGGTGGCCGGAAAAGGGTTGTTGAGATCGGATCAGGTTTTGTACACGGACCCTGCGTCGCGGTCCACGGTGGCTGAGTTTGCCAATAATGCTGATGCTTTTAATCAAGCGTTTGTTGCGGCCATCAGGAAGCTTGGAAGGGTGGGGGTGAAGATTGGTAAGGAAGGAGAGGTTAGAAGAGACTGCACTAAATTCAATTAG